One Tenebrio molitor chromosome 2, icTenMoli1.1, whole genome shotgun sequence genomic region harbors:
- the LOC138122553 gene encoding uncharacterized protein, whose translation MTEREGEIRSWLKSVLTKENLDDFSVKILGNSEKGDGYIGDIVFVRLTGATTSSVKEYNLVLKCGKRSETLREKAPVRQAFTNEIYMYNTVFPVFTEFQRKHGIENPFDSVPKCYGKLITENMEIIVFDNLKDIGFTLWNKKKPLTRKHINMVMQEYGKFHAVSFAMQDQQPEKFEELSRGLQDVFKMFMNAGDTEAIFTRAFDEVHDLLKDDLDDNALLKWKNFRKQINFLLNDMCEEPDIKKVIIHGDCWNNNFMYKHAVDNEILPIKVAMLDWQISKYSSPICDLSYFLFACISKEDIEELDEILRLYHKSLTSHLSKMGADSSTLYPLNTFLEDWKKYCRFGVAMSSMLFKICATDSDEVIDIAHAAENGGDFGEAFSYDVKDKTSFKNKALHIVKYVTENNLI comes from the exons ATGACTGAACGCGAGGGTGAAATACGTTCTTGGTTAAAaagtgttttaacaaaagagAACCTCGATGACTTTTCTGTGAAAATATTGGGAAATTCAGAAAAAGGTGATGGCTACATAGGAGATATAGTTTTCGTACGTTTGACCGGTGCTACAACTTCATCTGTAAAAGAATATAATCTTGTGTTAAAATGCGGCAAGCGAAGCGAAACTTTGAGAGAGAAAGCTCCAGTCAGACAGGCTTTTACTAATGAAATTTACATGTACAACACAGTGTTTCCAGTTTTTACTGAGTTTCAACGTAAACATGGAATTGAGAATCCCTTTGATAGTGTTCCAAAATGCTATGGTAAATTGATCACcgaaaatatggaaattatAGTTTTTGATAACCTGAAGGATATTGGTTTTACCTTGTGGAACAAGAAGAAACCGTTGACGAGAAAACATATAAATATGGTTATGCAGGAATATGGTAAATTTCATGCTGTTTCTTTCGCGATGCAGGATCAGCAACCTGAAAAATTTGAAGAATTAAGTAGAGGACTTCAggatgtttttaaaatgtttatgaaCGCAGGTGACACGGAAGCTATATTTACAAGAGCATTTGATGAGGTGCACGACTTGTTAAAAGATGACCTAGACGATAATGCTTTACTCAAATGGAAAAACtttagaaaacaaatcaattttCTTCTTAATGACATGTGCGAAGAACCAGACATAAAAAAAGTAATCATCCATGGAGACTGTTGGAATAACAATTTCATGTATAAACATGCT GTTGATAACGAAATTCTTCCTATAAAAGTAGCAATGTTGGACTGGCAAATATCGAAATATTCTTCACCGATTTGTGATCTGTCATATTTCTTGTTTGCTTGCATATCCAAAGAAGATATAGAAGAATTAGATGAAATATTGAGACTCTACCACAAATCTTTGACGTCACATTTGAGCAAAATGGGTGCTGATTCTAGCACATTGTATCCATTGAACACATTCTTAGAAGactggaaaaaatattgtagatTTGGTGTTGCAATGAGCAGTATGTTGTTCAAAATTTGTGCAACAGATTCAGACGAAGTAATTGATATAGCTCATGCAGCTGAGAATGGGGGGGATTTTGGTGAAGCCTTTTCATACGATGTTAAAGACAAGACCAGTTTTAAGAATAAAGCACTACATATTGTGAAGTACGTcacagaaaataatttgatataA
- the LOC138122552 gene encoding uncharacterized protein isoform X1 gives MVGNEDETRSWLKFIFTEENLDNFSVKILGNSEKGDGYVGDIVFVHLITDNADFPKEYNLVLKCSKRSQALREKVPIEQAFTNEIYIYNTVLPVFTEFQHKHGIEKPFDSVPKYHGKLIRENVEVLVFENLKSIGYTLWNKKQSLTRKHVNMVVTEYGKLHAISLAMQSQQPEEFEELSSGLQDVLKMFMNSTAVEGMFTRSIYEVYDLLKGDLDDNILITWKNFGSQVNFIFNDMCEGSDVTKVIIHGDCWNNNFMFKYSPDNESLPIKVAMLDWQMSNFSSPILDLSYFLFTCISEEDIEDLDDILRLYYKSMSSYLSQVGADSSTLYPLNIFLQDWKKYCRFGVAMCGLLLKICATDSDEVVDLAEAAESGDDFSAAFSYDVKDKTNFKNRAKYIVNELMCVTEHSSHYRIFKRKSINKKLNTGIPELADQT, from the exons ATGGTTGGAAACGAGGATGAGACTCGTTCttggttaaaatttattttcactgaAGAAAACCTTGACAACTTTTCTGTGAAAATATTGGGAAATTCGGAAAAAGGCGACGGATACGTTGGAGACATAGTTTTCGTACATTTGATCACTGATAATGCTGATTTTCCGAAGGAATATAATCTGGTGTTAAAATGCAGCAAACGAAGTCAAGCGTTGAGAGAAAAGGTTCCCATCGAACAAGCTTTTACCAATGAAATTTACATATACAACACAGTGTTGCCAGTTTTTACAGAGTTTCAACATAAACATGGAATTGAAAAACCTTTTGATAGTGTTCCAAAATATCACGGTAAATTAATCAGAGAAAATGTTGAAGTTctagtttttgaaaatttgaagaGTATTGGTTACACTCTGTGGAACAAGAAACAATCATTGACGAGAAAACATGTAAATATGGTTGTAACGGAGTATGGTAAACTCCATGCTATTTCCTTAGCGATGCAGAGTCAGCAACCAGAAGAGTTTGAAGAATTAAGTAGTGGATTGCAGGATgttctaaaaatgtttatgaatTCAACTGCCGTAGAAGGTATGTTTACGAGAAGCATTTACGAGGTGTACGACTTATTAAAAGGTGACCTCGACGATAACATTTTAATCACATGGAAGAACTTTGGAAGCCAAgtgaatttcattttcaacgaCATGTGCGAAGGATCAGACGTCACAAAAGTAATCATCCATGGAGACTGTTGGAATAACAACTTTATGTTTAAATATTCA CCCGACAATGAAAGTCTGCCAATAAAAGTAGCAATGCTGGACTGGCAAATGTCGAATTTTTCTTCACCGATTCTTGATCTGTCATATTTCTTATTCACATGCATATCCGAAGAAGACATAGAAGATTTAGATGATATTTTGCGGCTTTATTACAAATCTATGTCATCATATTTAAGCCAAGTCGGTGCTGATTCTAGCACATTGTATCCGTTAAATATATTCTTACAagattggaaaaaatattgtagatTTGGTGTTGCAATGTGTGGTTTACTGCTGAAGATTTGTGCTACAGATTCAGACGAAGTGGTTGATTTAGCTGAAGCAGCTGAGAGTGGTGACGATTTTAGTGCAGCTTTTTCATACGACGTAAAGGACAAAACCAATTTTAAGAACAGAGCAAAATATATTGTAAA tgaaTTAATGTGTGTAACAGAACATTCGTCACATTACaggatttttaaaagaaagtcaataaacaaaaaattaaatacaggtatcccagaactcgcggatcaaacttag
- the LOC138122552 gene encoding uncharacterized protein isoform X2, with protein sequence MVGNEDETRSWLKFIFTEENLDNFSVKILGNSEKGDGYVGDIVFVHLITDNADFPKEYNLVLKCSKRSQALREKVPIEQAFTNEIYIYNTVLPVFTEFQHKHGIEKPFDSVPKYHGKLIRENVEVLVFENLKSIGYTLWNKKQSLTRKHVNMVVTEYGKLHAISLAMQSQQPEEFEELSSGLQDVLKMFMNSTAVEGMFTRSIYEVYDLLKGDLDDNILITWKNFGSQVNFIFNDMCEGSDVTKVIIHGDCWNNNFMFKYSPDNESLPIKVAMLDWQMSNFSSPILDLSYFLFTCISEEDIEDLDDILRLY encoded by the exons ATGGTTGGAAACGAGGATGAGACTCGTTCttggttaaaatttattttcactgaAGAAAACCTTGACAACTTTTCTGTGAAAATATTGGGAAATTCGGAAAAAGGCGACGGATACGTTGGAGACATAGTTTTCGTACATTTGATCACTGATAATGCTGATTTTCCGAAGGAATATAATCTGGTGTTAAAATGCAGCAAACGAAGTCAAGCGTTGAGAGAAAAGGTTCCCATCGAACAAGCTTTTACCAATGAAATTTACATATACAACACAGTGTTGCCAGTTTTTACAGAGTTTCAACATAAACATGGAATTGAAAAACCTTTTGATAGTGTTCCAAAATATCACGGTAAATTAATCAGAGAAAATGTTGAAGTTctagtttttgaaaatttgaagaGTATTGGTTACACTCTGTGGAACAAGAAACAATCATTGACGAGAAAACATGTAAATATGGTTGTAACGGAGTATGGTAAACTCCATGCTATTTCCTTAGCGATGCAGAGTCAGCAACCAGAAGAGTTTGAAGAATTAAGTAGTGGATTGCAGGATgttctaaaaatgtttatgaatTCAACTGCCGTAGAAGGTATGTTTACGAGAAGCATTTACGAGGTGTACGACTTATTAAAAGGTGACCTCGACGATAACATTTTAATCACATGGAAGAACTTTGGAAGCCAAgtgaatttcattttcaacgaCATGTGCGAAGGATCAGACGTCACAAAAGTAATCATCCATGGAGACTGTTGGAATAACAACTTTATGTTTAAATATTCA CCCGACAATGAAAGTCTGCCAATAAAAGTAGCAATGCTGGACTGGCAAATGTCGAATTTTTCTTCACCGATTCTTGATCTGTCATATTTCTTATTCACATGCATATCCGAAGAAGACATAGAAGATTTAGATGATATTTTGCGGCTTTATTA G